A genomic window from Pseudocitrobacter corydidari includes:
- a CDS encoding helix-turn-helix domain-containing protein yields MEIKLHANATTTPRIRRYLQQSDKSDRELAKELGISVTTVRRWRQREHITDRQTTPGVIHKALRSDQIALLNVLREQLRAPLDELLFLVVEGLGITVSRATLNRYLKPARRGAGAASLQGKKALKAGLRADSLQLHYVFLPLHMDDGGDHHLLWAQEPVSGWLFARIYSGISRQLVIHWLEEALTQCPADIQSIETNDCKWFEIAPDSPVSEWLDAKKLKHRVASRPIVAWGESATPPLGELFPVLKEKSPDEVLQHLCELWNSGKGQKKLGECTPQHFLEVLRQTHTS; encoded by the coding sequence ATGGAAATTAAGCTGCATGCCAACGCCACCACTACGCCACGCATACGTCGCTATCTGCAACAGTCAGATAAAAGTGACCGTGAGCTGGCAAAGGAATTGGGTATTTCTGTGACAACCGTGCGTCGCTGGCGTCAGCGCGAGCATATCACTGACCGGCAAACCACGCCTGGCGTGATACACAAAGCATTGAGATCTGATCAAATTGCCTTGCTTAATGTCTTACGTGAACAACTGCGCGCGCCGCTGGATGAATTACTGTTTCTTGTTGTTGAAGGGCTGGGAATTACGGTTTCGCGGGCAACGTTGAACCGCTACCTGAAACCTGCGCGGAGGGGGGCGGGTGCTGCGTCATTACAGGGAAAAAAGGCATTGAAAGCAGGGCTGCGTGCGGATTCGTTGCAGTTGCATTACGTCTTTTTGCCGCTGCACATGGATGATGGCGGCGATCATCATTTGTTATGGGCGCAGGAGCCTGTCAGCGGCTGGCTCTTTGCGCGCATCTATTCAGGCATATCGCGACAGCTGGTGATTCACTGGCTGGAAGAGGCGCTAACGCAGTGTCCTGCTGATATTCAATCTATTGAGACAAATGATTGTAAGTGGTTTGAGATAGCGCCAGACTCGCCTGTCAGCGAATGGCTGGATGCGAAAAAATTAAAGCATCGCGTAGCGTCTCGACCCATCGTAGCGTGGGGAGAATCTGCAACACCACCGCTGGGGGAGCTTTTCCCGGTACTGAAAGAAAAAAGCCCTGATGAGGTATTACAGCACCTCTGTGAACTATGGAATTCGGGGAAAGGGCAGAAAAAATTGGGTGAATGCACGCCGCAGCACTTTCTTGAAGTGCTGCGGCAAACTCACACTAGCTAA